In Acinetobacter pittii, one genomic interval encodes:
- a CDS encoding EAL domain-containing protein: MRNSLLSKKLKRTETRLLIIDDNQLRYNQILNLLLGNDYQVQALLLDDLKSFEKQLNTPWDAIIFGRAYDLKIEQTLSLIQASEQPNLPVLLLQPEDYQPQQYQAYIQKGIYDVVPLEPLDYFYITLIRTLSYSQLLQTEQRLTNELETIHSHTQTLVNNSHKAVALFQEGMHVKANTEYLNLFGFKQEDEIIGLPILDVLQPNDLNVFKQRFKKISLGQFDQARFEIQSQHAAISGNKALKLEFIPSQEEDAVQLTIDYQLDLATPANTLFSEKSDGVQTAWQQINRHLSTYPAQANALILFRLNQCPERVFQQDWQTPAQYFNQLQSFLKEHAQIPIFNLELGAYVGVLQAENSSVLNSQLVSLQSLQKEHLLKINEFNYSVQFKLSYAPITEPLNEDSFTKLLDQTHQQELPKAKSEIELAPTIDIVAAEPASSPISLDLSLQHVDAPLQSSVLQQLKQQLARSEIHLKYQQIYDKHDQETHNYEVTSGFISDEQWYDINDLAELREDSELSIQLDRWILVEACKQLHNFITQYPKAKLIINLNIDILLKDKSFPELISKLLTIIGSKLESPLVLQFSEQAIQPHLAIAQQHIARLRQHGAEVSIRDFSSSMYSESILQQLDVQYLKLQSKKTELLNSDDGLVRLQEKVLNYLTVKPVGILLSELNDMNSFANAWNVEARFLQGQYFQKKLDRLTDVQDQ, translated from the coding sequence GTGAGAAACTCTTTATTATCTAAAAAGTTAAAACGTACTGAAACACGTTTACTCATTATTGATGACAACCAGCTACGTTATAACCAGATTTTAAATTTATTATTGGGGAATGATTATCAAGTTCAGGCATTATTACTTGATGATTTAAAAAGTTTTGAAAAACAGTTAAATACGCCGTGGGATGCTATTATTTTTGGTCGCGCTTATGACCTAAAAATTGAACAAACTCTCTCCCTCATTCAAGCATCTGAGCAGCCAAATTTACCTGTTTTATTATTACAACCTGAAGATTATCAACCTCAGCAATATCAGGCTTATATTCAAAAAGGCATTTATGATGTAGTTCCATTAGAACCATTAGATTATTTTTATATCACTCTTATTCGGACCTTGTCATATAGCCAGTTATTACAAACCGAACAACGTCTGACCAATGAGTTAGAAACGATTCACTCCCATACACAAACATTGGTCAATAACAGCCATAAAGCAGTTGCCCTTTTTCAAGAAGGCATGCATGTCAAAGCAAATACAGAATATCTCAACCTTTTTGGCTTTAAACAAGAAGATGAGATTATCGGCCTGCCTATCTTAGATGTTTTACAGCCTAATGATTTAAATGTTTTTAAACAAAGATTTAAGAAAATTTCATTAGGCCAATTTGATCAGGCACGTTTTGAAATTCAAAGCCAACATGCAGCAATTTCAGGTAATAAGGCGCTAAAACTAGAGTTTATTCCTAGTCAGGAAGAAGATGCCGTACAGTTGACCATTGACTACCAACTGGATTTGGCAACACCAGCAAATACACTCTTTTCCGAAAAGAGTGATGGTGTACAAACAGCTTGGCAACAAATTAATCGACATCTATCGACCTACCCTGCTCAAGCCAATGCATTAATTTTATTTCGCTTAAATCAGTGCCCAGAACGAGTATTTCAACAAGATTGGCAAACCCCTGCACAATATTTCAACCAGTTACAAAGTTTCTTAAAAGAGCACGCACAAATACCGATTTTCAATCTTGAATTGGGCGCGTATGTTGGCGTTTTACAAGCTGAAAACAGTAGTGTGCTTAACTCTCAACTGGTTAGTCTGCAAAGTTTGCAGAAAGAGCATTTATTAAAGATTAATGAGTTTAACTACTCGGTCCAGTTTAAGCTGAGTTATGCCCCAATAACTGAACCTTTAAATGAAGATAGCTTTACAAAATTACTTGATCAAACTCATCAGCAAGAGTTACCTAAGGCAAAGTCAGAAATTGAGTTAGCACCAACGATTGATATTGTCGCTGCTGAGCCTGCCAGCTCACCTATATCGCTTGATCTAAGCCTTCAACACGTTGATGCTCCTCTGCAATCATCTGTATTACAGCAATTAAAGCAACAACTAGCCCGAAGTGAAATTCATTTAAAATATCAGCAGATCTACGACAAGCATGATCAGGAAACTCATAACTATGAAGTGACTAGTGGTTTTATTAGCGATGAACAATGGTATGACATAAATGACTTAGCTGAATTAAGAGAAGACAGTGAGCTTTCTATTCAATTAGACCGCTGGATTTTGGTTGAGGCGTGTAAGCAACTACATAATTTTATTACTCAGTACCCTAAAGCTAAACTGATTATCAACCTGAATATTGATATCTTGCTCAAAGATAAGTCATTCCCTGAGTTGATTTCAAAACTACTCACCATTATTGGTAGCAAGCTTGAAAGCCCATTGGTTTTACAATTTTCAGAACAAGCGATTCAGCCTCATCTTGCAATTGCCCAGCAACACATTGCTCGCCTACGTCAACATGGCGCAGAAGTTTCAATTCGGGATTTCTCTTCTTCTATGTATAGCGAATCAATATTGCAACAACTTGATGTTCAATATTTAAAACTGCAATCGAAGAAAACCGAGCTGTTAAACTCAGATGATGGGCTAGTTCGCTTACAAGAAAAGGTTCTGAACTATTTGACTGTAAAACCAGTCGGGATTTTACTGAGTGAACTTAATGACATGAACTCATTTGCAAATGCTTGGAATGTAGAAGCTCGTTTCTTGCAAGGCCAATATTTTCAGAAAAAACTTGATCGTTTAACGGACGTACAAGACCAATAA